CCAAATGTAGGAAAATCTAGTCTTTTAAATAAATTACTTAACTATGATAGAGCTATTATTTCTGATATTGCAGGAACTACAAGAGATACAATTGAAGAGAGTGTAAAAATTGGAACGCACATTATAAAAATAGTTGATACTGCTGGAATTAGAGAAAATACAAGCGATTTAATTGAGCAAATAGGAATTGAAAAATCAATAACTGCTATAAATGAAGCAGATATCATTGTGGCTTTGTTTGATAATAGTAGAGTTAAAGATAGTGAAGATGATAAGATTTTAGAACTTCTATCTTCTCAAGAAAATAAAAATATTATCAAAATTCTAAATAAAACAGATTTACCAACATCTTTTGAAAAAGAGTTATTGGGTGAATTTATAGAACTTTCAACAAAAGAGAATATTAATTTACTTATTAAAAGTATAGAAAAAATATTAGATGAAAATAGTGGAACAGATGAGCTAACTCTTGTTTCAAAAAGGCAAATAAGTAGTGTTGAAAATACATTACAAAATATAAAAATGGCAAAAAATCCATTGTATAGTGGAGAATTAGAGTTTTTTGCACACCATATAACAGAAGCTTTACATGAAATATCAAATATTACAAGGCCATATGAAAATGATGAAATGTTAGATGTTATGTTTGGTGAATTTTGTTTAGGAAAATAGTATGAAGAGAGTTTTGATTTTTGTTTTACTCTTTTTATCTGCAAATGTTTATGCGGATAAATGGGATGATTTTTTAAAAGATAGTGGTTTTCCAAAAAAAGTTATAGATGATGGAAGTTTGGTAAGTGGTAAGATTTTAGATGCAACTGTAAGCTATCAAATTAAAAATAATGATGGAATAAAAGGAAACTTTGAAAATAGTGATAGTGCAAAAGTTATAATTAAAAATAAGAAAGGTCAAACTTTAAGTACTGAAAAGTTTTTGAATGTTTCTGAGCTTAGAGTTTGGGGAAGAGATAATTTTATTGAGATTTTTAGTTTTGTTATAGGCGATAGAAAATTAGATTCGAAAACATTAAATGAACTTACGAATCTTGCAACTGTTGCTTTGATGAATAAAAATATAAAGTAAATTAATAGTTAAGCTAAACTATTTAGGAATAGTATAGCTTATTAGTTTTGCATTATTTTTGTCAATATCAATCCAGCTATTGCAATTAAACTCTATTTGCATA
Above is a genomic segment from Aliarcobacter cryaerophilus containing:
- the mnmE gene encoding tRNA uridine-5-carboxymethylaminomethyl(34) synthesis GTPase MnmE; its protein translation is MYNDDTIVAIATASGIGSISIVRVSGAKALEIALKISQKTTINPRIATLSYLYDKKQNIIDEAIVLYFKSPNSFTGEDIVEFQIHGGVAIASLVLDTVLEYGARMATAGEFSKRAFLNNKIDLSKAEAISKIIEARSSDAVKLLARQLKGELKDFVEDIREDLLFMLAYTEVTIDYAEEDLPSDIFSKIEEKISKIEQKLENTLEASKRREGMIDGFKVAIIGKPNVGKSSLLNKLLNYDRAIISDIAGTTRDTIEESVKIGTHIIKIVDTAGIRENTSDLIEQIGIEKSITAINEADIIVALFDNSRVKDSEDDKILELLSSQENKNIIKILNKTDLPTSFEKELLGEFIELSTKENINLLIKSIEKILDENSGTDELTLVSKRQISSVENTLQNIKMAKNPLYSGELEFFAHHITEALHEISNITRPYENDEMLDVMFGEFCLGK